A single window of Carnobacterium maltaromaticum DSM 20342 DNA harbors:
- a CDS encoding ABC transporter ATP-binding protein produces MSIYLNNLQKKNKNIVLFNSLNFNIPNGLYRLVGKNGVGKSTLLKLISGLDTSYTGKIVISGKRCLYLDSYPIGISPFSIKENLEILFTTFSIVPNIIQWEKLESFFSGTLNTPYGKASLGTKMKLGLSLLFFDIWDVILIDETFSPIDTDSLQLIAEDLCIKSKKNDLSIIYV; encoded by the coding sequence ATGAGTATTTATTTAAATAATCTACAGAAAAAGAATAAAAATATAGTGCTTTTCAACTCGCTAAACTTCAACATTCCAAATGGCTTATATCGTCTTGTTGGGAAAAATGGAGTTGGTAAAAGCACACTTTTGAAATTAATTTCAGGTTTGGATACATCTTATACAGGAAAAATAGTTATCTCCGGAAAAAGATGTTTATACTTAGACTCTTATCCAATAGGTATAAGTCCTTTTAGTATCAAAGAAAATTTAGAAATTCTTTTTACAACTTTTTCAATAGTTCCTAATATCATACAGTGGGAAAAGTTAGAATCTTTTTTTTCAGGTACTTTAAATACACCCTATGGAAAAGCATCTTTAGGAACAAAAATGAAATTAGGACTATCATTGTTATTTTTCGATATTTGGGATGTAATTCTTATAGATGAAACTTTTTCGCCGATTGATACGGATAGTCTTCAGTTAATAGCTGAAGACTTATGTATAAAATCAAAAAAAAACGATCTCTCCATTATTTATGTAG
- a CDS encoding uberolysin/carnocyclin family circular bacteriocin, giving the protein MMNVRLTKNYKFYGAISLVLISITIGILFISTTPYIAGALGLSTGTATQVVSLISAYQTAAAIVSIVGALTGVGGITSGIVATVLFLLKKQGKAKAALW; this is encoded by the coding sequence ATGATGAATGTTAGACTTACAAAAAATTACAAGTTCTATGGAGCAATTAGTTTGGTATTAATTTCTATTACGATAGGTATTTTATTTATATCAACAACGCCATATATTGCTGGAGCATTAGGACTTAGTACTGGAACTGCTACTCAAGTAGTTAGTTTAATCTCAGCATATCAAACTGCGGCAGCTATTGTTAGTATAGTTGGAGCGTTAACTGGTGTGGGGGGTATTACATCTGGAATTGTTGCTACCGTTTTATTTCTACTAAAAAAACAAGGAAAAGCAAAAGCAGCGTTGTGGTAA